A genomic region of Arachis hypogaea cultivar Tifrunner chromosome 5, arahy.Tifrunner.gnm2.J5K5, whole genome shotgun sequence contains the following coding sequences:
- the LOC112801396 gene encoding RNA-binding protein Y14, giving the protein MQGNGADGEALDFEPEDDDLMDEDAAADADADPRAPPPKLKSAITAGASSSLSTPKKTKGRGFRQDSDPNRNTRLQGSDFDSLATEGGPGPQRSIEGWIILVTGVHEEAQEDDLQNAFGEYGEIKNLHLNLDRRTGFVKGYALIEYERAEEARNAIENLNGSELLTQTIYVDWAFSSGPINESARRKNARPTRERRSRSPRRRY; this is encoded by the exons ATGCAGGGTAACGGTGCCGATGGAGAAGCCTTGGATTTCGAGCCTGAGGACGACGACCTCATGGACGAGGACGCCGCCGCCGACGCTGACGCTGACCCCCGCGCTCCTCCTCCTAAGCTCAAGTCCGCCATCACCGCCGGCGCCTCTTCCTCCCTCTCCACCCCTAAGAAGACCAAGGGCCGCGGCTTCCGTCAGGACTCCGATCCCAACCGCAATACCCGCCTCCAGGGCTCCGATTTCGACTCCCTTGCCACCGAGGGCGGTCCTGGCCCTCAAAGAT CCATTGAAGGATGGATTATTCTGGTGACGGGCGTGCACGAGGAAGCGCAGGAGGATGATTTGCAAAACGCTTTTGGAGAATACGGAGAGATTAAGAACTTGCATTTGAATCTCGACCGTCGCACTGGTTTTGTCAAA gGTTATGCCCTGATTGAATATGAGCGTGCTGAGGAAGCTCGTAATGCCATAGAGAATTTGAATGGATCCGAGCTTCTCACACAAACCATTTACGTAGACTGGGCATTCAGCAGTGGACCTATTAACGAATCAGCGAGAAGAAAGAATGCTAG ACCAACTCGTGAGCGACGCTCAAGGAGCCCTCGCAGGAGATATTGA
- the LOC112801395 gene encoding porphobilinogen deaminase, chloroplastic — protein sequence MLCALFEMKTLCCSSAPSTLIGHVHGSSFSNSALALPFLKTSSFSKASTKLRVGVTKASVAVEQQTQQTKVALIRIGTRGSPLALAQAYETRDKLMASHSELAEEGAIQIVIIKTTGDKILSQPLADIGGKGLFTKEIDEALLNSEIDIAVHSMKDVPTYLPDGTILPCNLEREDVRDAFISLSATSLADLPSGSVVGTASLRRKSQILHRYPSLTVQENFRGNVQTRLRKLNEGVVQATLLALAGLKRLNMTENVTSTLSIDDMLPAVAQGAIGIACRSNDDKMAEYIASLNHEETRLAVVCERAFLTTLDGSCRTPIAGYACRNEDGNCLFRGLVASPDGTRVLETSRVGPYAVEDMIEMGKDAGKELLSRAGPGFFSS from the exons ATGTTGTGTGCTCTCTTCGAAATGAAGACCCTTTGTTGTTCCTCTGCACCATCAACGCTCATTGGCCATGTCCATGGCTCTTCCTTCTCCAATTCAGCGCTGGCTTTGCCATTTCTCAAAACTTCATCCTTCTCCAAAGCCTCCACAAAGCTCCGCGTTGGGGTCACCAAAGCCTCCGTTGCCGTTGAGCAACAAACTCAGCAGACTAAGGTTGCACTCATCAGAATTGGAACCCGTGGAAG TCCCCTAGCTCTGGCTCAGGCATATGAGACTAGAGATAAACTCATGGCATCACATTCGGAGCTAGCCGAAGAGGGGGCTATTCAGATTGTAATAATAAAAACAACAGGTGACAAAATACTCTCTCAACCACTTGCAGACATTGGAGGGAAGGGCTTGTTCACCAAGGAAATAGATGAGGCACTCTTGAACAGTGAAATTGACATCGCTGTCCATTCAATGAAGGACGTGCCTACATACTTACCTGACGGAACAATTTTACCATGTAATCTCGAGCGTGAAGATGTCAGAGATGCATTCATATCATTGTCTGCAACTTCTCTAGCTGATTTACCCTCTGGAAGTGTTGTTGGTACTGCTTCGCTAAGACGGAAGTCACAGATACTCCACAGATATCCATCCCTAACT GTTCAGGAAAATTTCCGCGGCAATGTTCAAACAAGGTTGAGAAAACTCAATGAGGGGGTTGTCCAAGCTACACTATTGGCATTAGCTGGACTCAAGCGCTTAAACATGACGGAAAACGTGACTTCAACCCTATCAATTGACGACATGCTTCCGGCAGTTGCTCAAGGTGCAATTGGAATAGCCTGTAGAAGTAATGATGATAAAATG GCAGAATACATTGCTTCATTGAATCATGAAGAAACAAGATTGGCAGTTGTCTGCGAAAGGGCCTTCCTCACGACTTTGGATGGGTCTTGCCGCACTCCTATCGCCGGTTATGCTTGCAGAAATGAGGATGGTAATTGCTTGTTCCGAGGACTAGTTGCTTCCCCAGATGGAACTCGCG TGCTAGAGACATCGAGGGTTGGTCCATATGCTgttgaagatatgattgagatggGTAAGGATGCTGGCAAGGAGCTTCTTTCTCGGGCTGGACCGGGCTTTTTCAGCAGTTAG